Proteins co-encoded in one Spirosoma endbachense genomic window:
- a CDS encoding DUF3050 domain-containing protein — MNEQLNLLSDRVEPLRQQLTNHPLYASVRTIDDLRLFMQSHVWAVWDFMSLLKALQRNLTCVDVPWRPIGNPETRYLINEIVVGEESDIDPDGNRLSHFELYLKAMNEAGAPTHQIDALISELTQGQTIDEALSNVSLPEGSRQFVNFTFDLIKKGQLHEIAAVFTFGREDLIPDLFIALVRQLRDQSPERLGLFTYYLERHIEVDGDHHSHLAKAMTAELCGSDTQRWNEATLAVEAALVARIALWDSVYEQISLAEPA, encoded by the coding sequence ATGAATGAGCAACTAAATTTATTGTCGGATCGCGTCGAGCCGCTTCGCCAACAACTAACCAATCATCCGCTATATGCTTCGGTGCGTACCATCGACGATCTGCGGTTATTTATGCAGTCGCATGTATGGGCTGTCTGGGACTTCATGTCGCTGTTGAAGGCCTTACAGCGTAATCTGACCTGCGTAGATGTTCCCTGGAGGCCGATTGGCAATCCCGAAACACGATATCTGATCAACGAAATCGTTGTTGGAGAAGAAAGTGACATCGATCCGGATGGCAATCGACTCAGTCATTTTGAGCTTTATCTGAAGGCTATGAATGAGGCTGGTGCCCCTACTCATCAGATCGACGCACTCATAAGCGAACTAACCCAGGGCCAAACCATCGACGAAGCGCTCTCAAACGTGAGTTTGCCGGAAGGGAGCCGCCAATTTGTCAATTTCACGTTTGATCTAATCAAAAAAGGTCAATTGCATGAAATTGCAGCTGTATTTACGTTTGGGCGCGAAGATCTGATACCCGATCTGTTTATTGCTCTTGTCCGACAACTGCGAGATCAGTCGCCCGAACGGCTTGGCCTTTTCACATATTACCTCGAACGACATATTGAAGTCGATGGCGACCATCATTCGCATTTAGCTAAAGCCATGACGGCCGAACTTTGCGGATCTGATACCCAACGCTGGAACGAGGCTACGCTAGCCGTTGAAGCGGCTCTGGTTGCCCGAATTGCTTTATGGGATAGTGTTTACGAACAGATCTCTCTTGCAGAACCGGCTTAA